In one window of Maribacter dokdonensis DSW-8 DNA:
- a CDS encoding DUF3109 family protein — protein sequence MFQLGKTIVSEEIIENDFVCNLSACKGGCCVDGEAGAPVEDSETEIMVDIYSKVKPFLRPEGISVIEKEGAFVKGEDGEWETPLVNGSECAYVIFDEKKVAKCGIEEAYNQGVINWKKPVSCHLYPIRVREYTELTAVNYHKWHICDPACALGDELKVPIYKFVKEALIRKFGEAWYKELEEVATDHLK from the coding sequence ATGTTTCAATTAGGGAAAACCATAGTATCTGAGGAAATAATAGAGAATGATTTCGTTTGTAATCTTAGCGCCTGTAAGGGTGGTTGTTGCGTAGACGGAGAGGCAGGTGCTCCCGTAGAGGATAGTGAAACGGAAATTATGGTAGATATCTATTCAAAAGTAAAACCTTTTCTAAGACCTGAGGGAATTTCGGTTATTGAAAAAGAAGGAGCTTTTGTTAAGGGAGAAGATGGTGAATGGGAAACTCCGTTAGTAAACGGTAGTGAGTGTGCCTACGTAATTTTTGATGAAAAAAAAGTTGCCAAATGTGGTATTGAAGAGGCTTATAACCAAGGTGTGATCAACTGGAAAAAACCGGTTTCATGTCATTTATATCCTATAAGAGTTCGAGAGTACACAGAATTGACTGCGGTTAATTACCATAAATGGCATATTTGCGACCCTGCTTGCGCCTTGGGTGACGAATTAAAAGTGCCTATTTATAAGTTTGTGAAAGAAGCGTTAATCAGAAAATTTGGTGAGGCTTGGTATAAAGAGTTAGAAGAGGTAGCTACGGACCATCTTAAATAG
- a CDS encoding MarC family protein: MEFHFNLREIATASMVLFAVIDILGSIPIIIGLRKKVGHIQSEKASVVAAVIMVAFLFLGEEILNLIGIDVNSFAVAGAFIIFFLAIEMILGITLYKDDEPESASVVPIAFPLIAGAGTLTSLLSLRAEYYVENIIVAIIVNIIFVFIVLKSSGKIEKMLGKNGVNVIRKVFGVILMAIAVKLFAANINQLF, from the coding sequence ATGGAATTTCATTTTAACTTAAGGGAGATTGCTACAGCTAGCATGGTTCTTTTTGCCGTAATAGATATTTTAGGCAGTATACCCATTATCATAGGGTTACGCAAAAAGGTTGGGCACATACAATCTGAAAAAGCTTCTGTTGTAGCTGCCGTGATCATGGTAGCCTTTTTGTTCCTTGGTGAGGAGATATTGAACTTGATCGGTATTGATGTAAATTCATTTGCCGTTGCGGGAGCTTTTATTATTTTCTTTTTGGCTATTGAGATGATTTTAGGCATTACCCTATACAAGGATGACGAACCAGAGAGTGCATCTGTTGTACCCATTGCCTTCCCATTAATTGCGGGTGCCGGTACATTGACCTCTTTACTTTCTTTAAGAGCTGAATATTATGTAGAAAATATAATCGTTGCCATTATCGTCAATATTATATTCGTGTTCATAGTATTGAAATCATCGGGCAAGATCGAAAAAATGCTAGGCAAAAATGGTGTTAATGTAATTAGAAAGGTTTTTGGGGTAATTCTTATGGCCATCGCCGTTAAATTATTCGCCGCTAACATTAATCAACTTTTCTAG
- a CDS encoding S41 family peptidase codes for MNKKYSALFPLIIASALALGFFIGGKLNFNDSPERLFSTNSKKDKLNRLIDYIDYEYVDDVNTDSIVDVTVNSILEKLDPHSVYISEKEMSSVADNMKGDFVGIGINFYSYHDTIAVIKTVKDGPSYAKGILPGDRILMADEDTLYGHDFPSEIIVDKLKGKEGTSVDLTVFRKSENRTFNVKVKRGIVPLKSVDAFYMLTKDMGYIKVNRFAESTYKEFKDALGKLQKRGARKLVLDLRDNPGGYLGMAEEMADEFLEDGKLILFTKNKKGKISKSFATDEGSFEDKPIYVLINERSASASEIVAGALQDNDIGTIVGRRSFGKGLVQREMALGDGSAVRLTVSRYYTPTGRSIQKTYANGTKDYYQRFTDRYHSGEMISVDSIKVADSLKFVTPKGKVVYGGGGIIPDVFVPIGSNEEEAVDSMDNLGFISFFVFEHLDEDRDRYAQYTQEEFVNDFNVDDILFEKFVEYSVDRNLRMNFYEHENSIKLFLKANIAEQLFNTNIHAKIKADEDLMLQKVLELDGGGIEQQESGAIKTYN; via the coding sequence ATGAACAAAAAATACAGTGCTCTTTTTCCTTTAATTATCGCTTCTGCTCTTGCATTAGGGTTTTTTATTGGTGGAAAACTGAATTTTAATGATTCTCCCGAAAGACTATTCTCTACCAATTCCAAAAAAGATAAATTAAACAGACTTATAGATTACATTGATTACGAGTACGTAGACGATGTAAATACAGATAGTATAGTCGATGTTACCGTGAATAGTATCCTAGAAAAATTAGATCCCCATTCGGTCTATATTTCAGAAAAGGAAATGTCTAGCGTAGCAGATAATATGAAAGGTGATTTTGTTGGTATAGGCATTAATTTTTACTCTTATCATGATACCATTGCAGTAATCAAAACCGTTAAGGATGGTCCTAGCTATGCGAAGGGAATTTTACCTGGCGATCGTATTTTAATGGCTGATGAAGACACGCTTTACGGTCATGATTTTCCTAGCGAAATTATTGTGGACAAGCTAAAAGGTAAAGAAGGTACTTCGGTTGACCTTACTGTCTTTAGAAAGTCTGAAAATAGAACGTTTAACGTTAAAGTAAAACGTGGTATAGTGCCTTTAAAAAGTGTAGATGCCTTCTACATGCTAACAAAGGATATGGGCTATATTAAAGTGAATCGTTTTGCTGAGTCTACCTATAAAGAATTTAAAGATGCTTTAGGGAAATTGCAAAAGCGTGGTGCCCGCAAGTTGGTTCTTGATCTAAGGGATAATCCAGGCGGTTATCTGGGTATGGCAGAAGAAATGGCGGACGAGTTCTTGGAAGATGGTAAACTAATTTTGTTTACTAAGAATAAGAAGGGAAAGATCAGTAAAAGTTTCGCAACTGACGAAGGTAGTTTTGAAGATAAGCCTATTTATGTTTTGATCAACGAAAGATCTGCTTCCGCTAGTGAAATTGTTGCCGGTGCGTTACAAGATAATGATATAGGTACCATTGTTGGTCGTCGTTCTTTTGGTAAAGGTTTGGTACAGCGAGAAATGGCTTTAGGCGATGGTTCTGCAGTTAGACTGACCGTTTCTAGATATTACACCCCAACGGGTAGAAGTATTCAGAAAACATACGCAAATGGCACTAAAGATTATTATCAACGTTTTACCGACAGATATCATAGTGGCGAAATGATTTCGGTTGATAGCATAAAAGTGGCAGATTCATTGAAATTTGTAACCCCTAAGGGAAAAGTGGTCTATGGCGGTGGCGGAATAATTCCGGATGTCTTTGTGCCTATCGGTTCAAATGAGGAAGAGGCAGTGGATAGTATGGATAATTTGGGCTTTATTTCATTTTTTGTATTTGAACATTTAGATGAAGATCGTGACCGGTATGCCCAGTATACCCAAGAGGAGTTCGTGAACGATTTTAATGTTGATGATATCCTTTTTGAAAAGTTTGTGGAGTATTCGGTAGATAGAAACCTAAGAATGAACTTCTATGAGCATGAGAATAGCATTAAGCTGTTCTTAAAGGCTAATATTGCAGAACAACTGTTCAATACAAATATACATGCCAAAATTAAGGCAGATGAGGACTTAATGCTGCAGAAAGTATTAGAGTTAGATGGTGGTGGTATCGAACAGCAAGAGTCTGGCGCAATTAAGACCTACAACTAA
- a CDS encoding deoxycytidylate deaminase, giving the protein MKKEKQLKYDRAYLRMATEWGKLSSCKRKQVGAIIVKDRMIISDGYNGTPTGFENYCEDEDGYTKWYVLHAEANAILKVASSTQSCQGATLYITLSPCRECSKLIHQSGIKRVVYQVGYKDDSGLKFLEKAGVEIEHMPEINVTN; this is encoded by the coding sequence ATGAAGAAAGAAAAACAATTAAAATACGATAGGGCCTATTTAAGAATGGCCACGGAATGGGGAAAATTATCGTCATGTAAAAGAAAACAGGTAGGTGCAATTATCGTCAAGGATAGAATGATCATATCTGATGGTTATAACGGTACCCCTACCGGTTTTGAAAATTATTGTGAAGATGAAGATGGGTATACCAAGTGGTATGTTTTGCATGCAGAGGCCAATGCCATTCTTAAGGTTGCCAGTTCAACACAATCTTGCCAAGGGGCTACTTTGTACATTACTTTATCTCCCTGTAGAGAATGTAGTAAACTAATTCATCAATCTGGCATTAAACGTGTAGTGTATCAAGTTGGTTATAAAGATGATTCGGGATTAAAATTTTTAGAGAAAGCTGGGGTTGAAATAGAACATATGCCAGAAATAAATGTGACAAACTAA
- a CDS encoding HupE/UreJ family protein, with the protein MQEFWFYIKLGLQHVLDINAYDHILFLTAMALPFTFKSWKNVLWLATVFTVTHCLALVFSVYEIMVVDATWIEFLIPVTILATALFNIVDVMLLKENRTIWFHMLATGFFGLVHGFGFSNYFKMMIMGEEDKLAPLLGFAGGIELSQVVIVLMVLVLAFVVQTLMNVKQRVFILVGSIVVILITLPLLYETFPF; encoded by the coding sequence ATGCAAGAATTTTGGTTTTATATAAAATTAGGTTTGCAACATGTATTGGATATCAATGCATATGACCATATCCTTTTTTTGACGGCGATGGCGCTACCATTTACGTTTAAAAGCTGGAAAAACGTATTATGGTTGGCAACCGTTTTTACGGTAACCCACTGTTTAGCTTTGGTTTTCTCGGTTTATGAGATTATGGTAGTAGATGCTACTTGGATAGAGTTTTTAATACCTGTAACCATTTTAGCAACAGCGTTGTTCAATATAGTAGATGTAATGTTGCTTAAAGAAAATAGAACAATTTGGTTTCATATGTTGGCAACAGGTTTTTTTGGCCTGGTTCATGGTTTTGGCTTTTCCAACTACTTTAAGATGATGATTATGGGTGAAGAAGATAAGCTTGCACCTTTACTGGGTTTTGCTGGTGGAATAGAATTATCTCAAGTGGTTATTGTTTTGATGGTATTGGTCCTAGCTTTTGTTGTCCAAACATTAATGAATGTAAAACAGCGTGTTTTTATATTGGTAGGCAGTATTGTTGTGATACTGATAACCTTACCGTTGTTATATGAAACATTTCCTTTTTAG
- a CDS encoding TerB family tellurite resistance protein translates to MIKWLGAVIGFSFRGLSGAILGFFAGSIIDNFFGSSKGSARSVFEDYTRPNVTAADFELNLLSLCSIVIKADGQVSQSEMDYVRQYFVGTYGKDKANAIFRRFNEINKKGQISAQNVCTFLAQRTRYEVRLQLLHFLFGIAQSDGNISNPEIQKIREIAGYLRVSLNEFESIKAMFVKSANNAYKILDVPKTATDAEVKKAYRQMAKKYHPDRVNTQDEAIKKGAEEKFKQVQEAYETIQKERGLN, encoded by the coding sequence ATGATTAAATGGTTAGGGGCCGTAATTGGTTTTTCTTTTAGAGGGTTATCTGGAGCAATTTTAGGCTTCTTTGCCGGCAGTATAATAGATAACTTTTTTGGGTCTAGTAAGGGCAGTGCACGTAGCGTTTTTGAAGATTATACCAGACCAAATGTTACGGCCGCAGATTTTGAATTGAACTTGTTGTCTTTATGTTCTATAGTTATAAAGGCAGACGGACAAGTAAGCCAATCAGAAATGGACTATGTACGTCAGTACTTTGTGGGCACTTATGGGAAGGATAAGGCAAATGCCATTTTTAGGAGATTCAATGAAATCAATAAAAAAGGGCAGATATCCGCACAAAACGTGTGTACATTTTTGGCACAACGTACCCGCTATGAGGTTAGATTGCAATTATTACATTTTTTATTTGGTATAGCACAATCAGATGGCAACATTAGTAATCCTGAAATTCAAAAAATAAGGGAAATTGCAGGTTACCTTAGAGTATCATTGAACGAGTTTGAAAGTATTAAAGCCATGTTCGTGAAATCTGCTAACAATGCTTATAAAATTCTTGATGTGCCTAAAACTGCCACTGATGCCGAGGTAAAAAAGGCGTACAGGCAAATGGCAAAAAAATACCATCCGGATAGGGTCAATACTCAAGATGAAGCTATTAAGAAAGGTGCTGAAGAGAAATTTAAACAAGTACAAGAGGCATACGAAACTATACAAAAGGAACGCGGATTAAATTAG
- a CDS encoding BrxA/BrxB family bacilliredoxin, giving the protein MYPAELVKPMRDDLASAGFEELYTADAVTDAINKEGTTLVVVNSVCGCAAANARPAAKMSLQNSKRPDHAVTVFAGVDKEAVDAARNLMIPFPPSSPSMALFKNGELVHMIERHHIEGRPAEMIAQNLAQAYDEFC; this is encoded by the coding sequence ATGTACCCTGCGGAATTAGTTAAACCAATGAGAGATGATCTGGCCTCTGCCGGATTTGAAGAATTATATACTGCAGATGCAGTTACCGATGCCATTAACAAAGAAGGAACAACTTTAGTTGTTGTAAACTCTGTTTGTGGTTGCGCAGCTGCCAATGCAAGACCTGCGGCCAAAATGAGCTTGCAGAACAGTAAAAGACCTGATCATGCCGTAACGGTATTTGCCGGTGTTGATAAAGAAGCGGTTGATGCAGCAAGAAATCTAATGATCCCTTTTCCTCCCTCATCGCCATCAATGGCTTTGTTTAAAAATGGAGAATTGGTTCACATGATCGAACGTCACCATATTGAAGGTAGACCAGCTGAAATGATCGCTCAAAATTTAGCACAAGCTTATGATGAGTTTTGCTAA
- a CDS encoding lysophospholipid acyltransferase family protein, producing the protein MRSTNILGTTYKFTNKYDLPTNRPLIIVTNHQSMYDIPPLIWYMRKHHPKFVSKKELGKGIPSVSFNLVHGGSVLIDRKDGKSAIMEIGKLGSYIEKHNRSAVIFPEGTRSRDGHPKPFKPMGLKMLLKKAPSALIVPISINNSWKLVRFGQFPMGLGSKVRLEVQQPIENKGNLDELITQIEASVVSGINSFK; encoded by the coding sequence ATGCGAAGCACTAATATTTTAGGCACTACGTATAAATTCACCAACAAATACGATCTTCCTACAAACAGGCCTTTAATAATTGTAACCAATCACCAAAGTATGTATGACATACCCCCGTTGATTTGGTACATGCGCAAACACCACCCAAAGTTTGTCAGTAAAAAAGAATTGGGTAAAGGTATACCAAGCGTTTCCTTCAATCTTGTTCATGGTGGTTCTGTTCTTATAGATAGAAAGGATGGGAAATCCGCTATTATGGAGATAGGCAAACTTGGATCGTACATTGAAAAACATAATAGAAGTGCGGTAATTTTTCCTGAAGGTACCAGAAGTAGGGATGGGCACCCAAAACCGTTTAAACCTATGGGACTTAAAATGCTTCTTAAAAAAGCGCCTTCAGCTTTGATCGTTCCCATAAGCATCAATAATTCATGGAAGCTGGTAAGATTCGGTCAATTTCCTATGGGATTAGGTTCCAAGGTACGTTTAGAGGTACAACAACCCATAGAGAACAAGGGTAATCTTGATGAACTAATAACACAAATTGAAGCATCCGTAGTAAGCGGTATAAACTCCTTTAAATGA